The Thermobispora bispora DSM 43833 genome window below encodes:
- a CDS encoding carbohydrate-binding protein — translation MRHRLRSGRRLRPAMALLAALALALTGLTAGATAASATAAGSRAVAQAYPAWAPYTWYAVGARVTHDGVDYECIQAHTSLPGWEPPVVPALWRPISGGSPGPSPSPSPQPGVPGKPGKPTVTATTNSSISLSWAASSGTVTGYRVYEGGTVVATVSGTSAVISNLGACTTHTYTVRAYNSAGESQPSDPVTATTGGCSGGGGKLPGAPYLYLGWGDPPNPVTVMNATGVKHFTMAFILSGGGCTPAWDGYRPLHGGPDAAAISQIKAAGGDVQISFGGWQGNKLGPNCATPEAFAAAVQQVIDAYRPAAVDFDIENIDEFENEVVQDRILRGLKIVKQNNPNVKVIITFGTAVTGPNYWGTRLINQAKAFGVDIDNYTIMTFDFGGGPDMYQSTVQAAEGLKNALKAAWGWSDATAYARMGISGMNGLSDQHELTTVQAWTQIRDWAKSKGLGRLAFWSVNRDRGCPGGGVVSHCSGIAQNDWDFTRVTAGF, via the coding sequence ATGAGACACCGGTTACGCAGCGGCCGGCGCCTCCGCCCGGCCATGGCCCTCCTGGCCGCCCTCGCCCTGGCCCTCACCGGCCTCACCGCCGGGGCCACCGCGGCCTCCGCCACGGCCGCCGGGAGCCGGGCGGTCGCGCAGGCCTACCCGGCGTGGGCCCCGTACACCTGGTACGCCGTCGGGGCGCGGGTGACCCACGACGGCGTCGACTACGAGTGCATCCAGGCGCACACCTCGCTGCCCGGCTGGGAGCCGCCCGTCGTGCCCGCCCTGTGGCGGCCGATCTCCGGAGGCTCGCCCGGCCCGAGCCCGAGCCCGAGTCCGCAGCCCGGCGTCCCGGGCAAGCCCGGCAAGCCGACCGTCACCGCCACCACGAACTCGTCGATCTCGCTCTCCTGGGCGGCCTCGAGCGGGACGGTCACCGGATACCGCGTCTACGAGGGCGGCACCGTGGTGGCCACGGTGAGCGGGACCAGCGCGGTCATCTCCAACCTGGGCGCCTGCACCACCCACACCTACACCGTGCGGGCGTACAACTCCGCGGGCGAGTCGCAGCCGAGCGACCCGGTGACCGCCACCACCGGCGGGTGCAGCGGGGGAGGCGGCAAGCTCCCCGGCGCGCCCTACCTCTACCTGGGCTGGGGCGACCCGCCGAACCCGGTCACGGTGATGAACGCGACCGGGGTCAAGCACTTCACCATGGCGTTCATCCTCTCCGGTGGCGGGTGCACCCCGGCGTGGGACGGGTACCGGCCGCTGCACGGCGGCCCGGACGCCGCGGCGATCTCGCAGATCAAGGCCGCCGGCGGTGACGTGCAGATCTCCTTCGGCGGCTGGCAGGGCAACAAGCTCGGCCCGAACTGCGCCACCCCCGAGGCCTTCGCCGCCGCGGTCCAGCAGGTGATCGACGCCTACCGGCCGGCCGCCGTCGACTTCGACATCGAGAACATCGACGAGTTCGAGAACGAGGTCGTCCAGGACCGGATCCTGCGCGGCCTGAAGATCGTCAAGCAGAACAACCCGAACGTCAAGGTGATCATCACCTTCGGCACCGCCGTCACCGGGCCGAACTACTGGGGGACCCGCCTGATCAACCAGGCCAAGGCGTTCGGGGTGGACATCGACAACTACACGATCATGACCTTCGACTTCGGCGGCGGCCCCGACATGTACCAGAGCACGGTCCAGGCGGCCGAGGGCCTGAAGAACGCGCTCAAGGCGGCGTGGGGCTGGTCGGACGCCACCGCCTACGCCCGCATGGGGATCTCCGGCATGAACGGGCTGTCCGATCAGCACGAGCTGACCACGGTGCAGGCCTGGACCCAGATCCGGGACTGGGCCAAGTCGAAGGGTCTCGGGCGGCTGGCCTTCTGGTCCGTCAACCGCGACCGCGGCTGCCCCGGCGGCGGCGTGGTCTCCCACTGCAGCGGCATCGCGCAGAACGACTGGGACTTCACCCGGGTGACCGCGGGGTTCTGA
- a CDS encoding PucR family transcriptional regulator: MLPTVADVLALDAVRRGDPRVVAGADRLDTRVRWVHVGEIYDIAQLLRGGELVLTTGVALPDDPAKLVQYVADLAAVGAAGLIVELGRRFVRELPPAIVEAAEEHGLPLITLSRETPFVQITESVHERIIDIQLEELRASKQLHDVFTELSVEGASPAEVLAQVARFSGRPVLLENLAHQVLACDPAGQETEALLANWETRSRAVSPGERTAYDAASGWLVTMVGARGQDWGRLILFCEGPPSPRDIVLAERAATTLALSRLLERHQESLERQAHGTVLSGILSHAYSDPDEAAARARALGVPLTGRRLLSAVIRPITSGGTALGEQARLGELAEAAAAACREGKLPALVGTLDQNRVGMLIPLPPRASAENVLGTLSERLRAVLPASFVLAAGSVVESLKDVRRSFLEAEQVAEVAVRQPDGRPYYRLPDLRLRGLLHLLRDDARLQTFAERELGPLLAYDAQRNGDLTKILRIYLDSGRNKAVAAQRAHLSRPAFYDRLRRLERILGTDLDDVESCLSLHVALLALETFRNERG; the protein is encoded by the coding sequence ATGCTTCCCACCGTCGCCGACGTGCTCGCTCTCGATGCGGTCCGCCGGGGGGATCCTCGCGTCGTCGCCGGCGCCGACCGGCTGGACACCAGAGTGCGCTGGGTTCACGTGGGCGAGATCTACGACATCGCGCAGCTGCTGCGCGGTGGCGAACTCGTGCTCACCACGGGCGTCGCGCTGCCCGACGACCCGGCGAAGCTGGTCCAGTACGTCGCGGACTTGGCCGCCGTCGGCGCCGCCGGGCTCATCGTGGAGCTGGGACGCAGGTTCGTGCGGGAGCTGCCGCCGGCCATCGTCGAGGCGGCCGAGGAGCACGGGCTCCCTTTGATCACCCTCTCCAGGGAGACCCCGTTCGTCCAGATCACCGAGTCGGTCCACGAACGGATCATCGACATCCAGCTCGAGGAGCTGCGCGCCTCCAAACAGCTCCACGACGTCTTCACCGAGCTCTCCGTCGAAGGCGCCTCCCCGGCGGAGGTGCTCGCCCAGGTGGCCCGCTTCTCCGGGCGGCCCGTCCTGCTGGAGAACCTCGCCCACCAGGTGCTCGCCTGCGACCCCGCCGGCCAGGAGACCGAGGCGCTCCTCGCCAACTGGGAGACCCGGTCCCGGGCGGTCTCCCCGGGTGAACGGACCGCCTACGACGCGGCCTCGGGGTGGCTCGTCACCATGGTGGGCGCGCGGGGACAGGATTGGGGCCGGCTGATCCTCTTCTGTGAGGGCCCGCCGAGCCCGCGGGACATCGTGCTCGCCGAACGGGCGGCCACCACCCTCGCCCTCAGCCGGCTGCTCGAACGGCACCAGGAGTCACTGGAACGGCAGGCGCACGGGACGGTCCTCTCCGGCATCCTCAGCCACGCCTACTCCGACCCGGACGAGGCCGCCGCCCGCGCGCGGGCGCTCGGGGTTCCCCTCACCGGGCGCAGGCTGCTCAGCGCGGTGATCCGGCCGATCACCTCGGGCGGGACCGCGCTCGGCGAGCAGGCCCGGCTCGGCGAGCTGGCCGAGGCCGCGGCCGCCGCGTGCCGTGAGGGCAAGCTGCCCGCCCTCGTCGGCACACTCGATCAGAACCGGGTCGGCATGCTCATCCCGCTCCCGCCCCGCGCCTCCGCCGAGAACGTGCTCGGCACGCTCTCCGAGCGGCTCCGCGCCGTGCTCCCCGCCTCGTTCGTGCTCGCCGCCGGCTCCGTGGTCGAGTCGCTCAAGGACGTACGGCGCAGCTTCCTCGAGGCCGAGCAGGTCGCCGAGGTGGCGGTGCGCCAGCCCGACGGACGACCGTACTACCGCCTGCCCGACCTGCGGCTGCGCGGCCTGCTCCACCTGCTCCGGGACGACGCGCGGCTGCAGACGTTCGCCGAGCGGGAGCTCGGCCCGCTGCTCGCGTACGACGCGCAGCGGAACGGCGACCTCACCAAGATCCTCCGCATCTACCTGGACTCCGGGCGGAACAAGGCGGTCGCCGCGCAGCGGGCGCACCTGTCCCGCCCCGCGTTCTACGACCGGTTACGCCGGCTGGAGCGGATCCTCGGGACCGATCTGGACGACGTGGAGTCGTGCCTCTCCCTGCACGTCGCCCTGCTCGCGCTGGAGACGTTCCGGAACGAGCGCGGCTGA
- a CDS encoding extracellular solute-binding protein, whose product MRGVLRVGSMRLGVAVAVAGLLAAACGATGGPGAGETRAGSRAAPAASSATPSPPSAPAPGPARSPLASIGPGEGEVSVLAPGGYAEWGGTDPKVNWISGFEKSTGCKVTLRSYDPERSEEPGGFDPGSFDVIAAPPQVSGRLIAEGKVAPLNTGLIDGYGEIPKRLRTLPAVRQGDRVYGVPFLWGITEVLYDPVRANPAGRSALFSGAAPALIKDSPMSIAEAALALRERGEKIDDPYDLTPEQLERAVSLFRSGAQALWRDPIEVVEGFASGTARLALGTPYHRDVLRRGGRPIAAVPARPVTGWADAWLVSAAAAHPSCAYQWLSWTLSAEVQRKAAAWNGLAPVNPEGCTGRTQRICEIYRVGEPGAFDGVLFAVRPPGYAQWAERWAELPR is encoded by the coding sequence ATGAGGGGAGTGCTCCGGGTGGGCAGCATGCGCCTCGGCGTCGCCGTCGCGGTGGCCGGGTTGCTCGCCGCCGCCTGCGGTGCGACCGGTGGGCCGGGGGCCGGCGAGACGCGCGCCGGCTCACGGGCGGCCCCGGCCGCGAGCTCCGCGACGCCGTCCCCGCCGTCCGCGCCGGCACCGGGCCCGGCCCGATCCCCGCTCGCCTCGATCGGCCCGGGCGAGGGGGAGGTCAGCGTGCTCGCGCCCGGCGGGTACGCGGAGTGGGGCGGCACCGACCCCAAGGTCAACTGGATCAGCGGGTTCGAGAAGTCCACCGGGTGCAAGGTCACCCTGCGCTCCTATGACCCGGAGCGGAGCGAGGAGCCGGGCGGATTCGACCCGGGCTCGTTCGACGTGATCGCCGCCCCGCCGCAGGTCTCCGGCCGGCTGATCGCCGAGGGCAAGGTCGCGCCGCTCAACACCGGCCTGATCGACGGGTACGGCGAGATCCCCAAGCGGCTGCGCACCCTGCCCGCGGTGCGCCAGGGCGACCGGGTGTACGGCGTGCCGTTCCTGTGGGGGATCACCGAGGTGCTCTACGACCCGGTCCGGGCGAACCCGGCCGGCAGGTCGGCGCTGTTCAGCGGCGCCGCGCCCGCGCTGATCAAGGACAGCCCGATGTCGATCGCGGAGGCGGCGCTCGCGCTCCGGGAGCGGGGCGAGAAGATCGACGACCCGTACGACCTCACCCCGGAGCAGCTCGAGCGGGCGGTCTCCCTGTTCCGCTCCGGGGCGCAGGCGCTCTGGCGCGACCCCATCGAGGTGGTCGAGGGGTTCGCCTCGGGCACGGCGCGGCTCGCGCTCGGCACGCCGTACCACCGCGACGTGCTCCGGCGCGGGGGCAGGCCGATCGCCGCGGTGCCCGCCCGCCCGGTGACCGGGTGGGCGGACGCGTGGCTGGTGTCGGCGGCGGCCGCGCACCCGTCCTGCGCGTACCAGTGGCTGAGCTGGACCCTCTCCGCCGAGGTGCAGCGCAAGGCCGCGGCATGGAACGGGCTCGCCCCGGTCAACCCCGAGGGGTGCACCGGCCGGACCCAGCGGATCTGCGAGATCTACCGGGTGGGTGAGCCCGGGGCGTTCGACGGCGTGCTCTTCGCGGTCCGGCCGCCCGGTTACGCGCAGTGGGCCGAGCGCTGGGCGGAGCTGCCCCGCTGA
- a CDS encoding carbohydrate binding domain-containing protein: protein MRGPLGLGVAAALVLSGLFTGTAHAENLVTNPGFESGLSGWTCSPASGAQAVSSPVHAGSRALAATPTSSDHARCEQTISVRPSTTYTLSAWVRGNYVFLGATGDQVNAQTWASPGSAWTRLTTSFTTGPSTGSVTVYLHGWYGQGTYHADDVELDGGHPAPSPSPSQSPSPGESPSPSPSVPPSPSPSPSASPSPGTPPAGEITFAPYIDITMPTPSLTDAYQATGVKHYTLAFVLGDSTGCNPSWGGTIPIDDPRIINDVRALQARGGQVIVATGGALGPYLEHVCATPAALLAAYKKALDTVGTNHLDVDIEASIDAHKVNTALKQLQDERGTTISYTLRVQGQDYGVDPFSVQILQDAAAKGLEVLVNPMLMNFGHTGNWGEAMVSAAEATLGQMREIWPGKSEAQLKRMLGLTPMIGRNDTGPITTQADARTLLSYAQANHVGRIAFWSVGRDNGGCPDGTLSPTCSGIAQSPYEFTRIFAAYTG, encoded by the coding sequence ATGAGAGGACCGCTCGGCCTCGGCGTGGCCGCCGCCCTCGTCCTGTCCGGCCTGTTCACCGGCACGGCGCACGCCGAAAACCTCGTCACCAACCCCGGGTTCGAGTCAGGGCTCTCCGGATGGACGTGCTCGCCCGCCTCCGGGGCGCAGGCCGTCTCCAGCCCGGTGCACGCCGGGTCGCGGGCGCTCGCGGCGACGCCGACCTCGAGCGACCACGCCCGCTGCGAGCAGACGATCAGCGTCCGGCCGTCGACGACCTACACGCTCTCGGCCTGGGTCCGGGGGAACTACGTCTTCCTCGGGGCCACCGGCGACCAGGTGAACGCGCAGACCTGGGCCTCGCCCGGCAGCGCGTGGACCCGGCTGACCACCTCGTTCACCACCGGGCCGTCCACCGGCAGCGTGACCGTCTACCTGCACGGCTGGTACGGCCAGGGCACCTACCACGCCGACGATGTCGAGCTCGACGGCGGGCACCCCGCGCCCTCGCCGTCGCCGAGCCAATCGCCCTCGCCCGGCGAATCGCCGTCGCCGTCCCCCTCGGTGCCGCCGAGCCCGTCACCGTCCCCCTCGGCCTCGCCGTCGCCCGGCACCCCGCCCGCGGGGGAGATCACGTTCGCGCCGTACATCGACATCACCATGCCCACCCCGTCGCTCACCGACGCGTACCAGGCGACCGGGGTCAAGCACTACACGCTGGCGTTCGTGCTGGGGGACAGCACCGGCTGCAACCCGTCCTGGGGCGGCACGATCCCCATCGACGACCCGCGGATCATCAACGACGTCCGGGCGCTCCAGGCCAGGGGCGGGCAGGTGATCGTGGCGACCGGCGGCGCGCTCGGGCCGTACCTGGAGCACGTGTGCGCCACCCCGGCCGCCCTGCTCGCCGCGTATAAGAAGGCGCTCGACACCGTCGGCACCAACCACCTCGACGTGGACATCGAGGCCTCCATCGACGCCCACAAGGTCAACACCGCGCTCAAGCAGCTCCAGGACGAGCGGGGCACCACGATCAGCTACACGCTCCGGGTGCAGGGCCAGGACTACGGGGTCGATCCGTTCTCGGTGCAGATCCTCCAGGACGCCGCGGCCAAGGGCCTGGAGGTCCTGGTCAACCCGATGCTGATGAACTTCGGCCACACCGGGAACTGGGGCGAGGCCATGGTCTCCGCCGCCGAGGCGACCCTCGGCCAGATGCGGGAGATCTGGCCCGGCAAGAGCGAGGCCCAGCTCAAGCGGATGCTCGGGCTCACCCCGATGATCGGCAGGAACGACACCGGCCCGATCACCACCCAGGCCGACGCCCGCACGCTCCTCTCTTACGCGCAGGCCAACCACGTGGGGCGGATCGCGTTCTGGTCGGTCGGCCGCGACAACGGCGGCTGCCCGGACGGCACGCTCTCCCCGACCTGCAGCGGCATCGCGCAGTCCCCGTACGAGTTCACCCGGATCTTCGCGGCGTACACCGGCTGA
- a CDS encoding phenylalanine 4-monooxygenase, translated as MFEEAQYFAPVATKDDGSVVVELAKSHPGFADETYRRRRNEIAALALAYRPGDPLPTVEYTDEEHRVWALVSKELAVKHRRYAIREFLEAAERLALPKDHVPQLSEVTELLEPITGFRYVPAAGLVPLRQFYGSLADGVFHSTQYVRHHTVPFYTPEPDIIHEVIGHANTLASPRLAELYRLAGQAARRVETEDALEFVSKVFWFTLEFGVMREDGETKAYGAGILSSYGEIEEFQKMDIRPLDIAAMGTTTYDITKYQEVLYEAASLDQLEDVVGTFWATCDDDSIARLVREADGR; from the coding sequence ATGTTCGAGGAGGCCCAGTACTTCGCCCCGGTCGCGACGAAGGACGACGGGTCCGTCGTCGTCGAGCTGGCCAAGAGCCACCCCGGGTTCGCGGACGAGACCTACCGTCGGCGGCGCAATGAGATCGCCGCCCTCGCCCTCGCCTACCGCCCTGGCGACCCGCTCCCCACCGTGGAGTACACGGACGAGGAACACCGGGTCTGGGCGCTCGTGTCCAAGGAGCTCGCGGTGAAGCACCGCCGGTACGCGATCCGCGAGTTCCTCGAGGCGGCCGAGCGGCTCGCCCTGCCGAAGGACCACGTGCCGCAGCTTTCCGAGGTCACCGAGCTGCTCGAGCCGATCACCGGGTTCCGGTACGTGCCGGCGGCCGGGCTGGTGCCGCTGCGGCAGTTCTACGGCTCCCTGGCGGACGGCGTGTTCCACTCCACCCAGTACGTGCGGCACCACACCGTGCCGTTCTACACGCCGGAGCCGGACATCATCCACGAGGTCATCGGCCACGCCAACACCCTGGCCTCGCCCCGGCTCGCCGAGCTGTACCGTCTCGCCGGCCAGGCGGCACGCCGGGTGGAGACGGAGGACGCCCTCGAGTTCGTCTCCAAGGTCTTCTGGTTCACGCTCGAGTTCGGCGTGATGCGGGAGGACGGCGAGACGAAGGCGTACGGCGCGGGCATCCTCAGCTCCTACGGCGAGATCGAGGAGTTCCAGAAGATGGACATCCGGCCGCTCGACATCGCCGCGATGGGCACGACCACCTACGACATCACCAAGTACCAGGAGGTGCTCTACGAGGCCGCCTCGCTCGACCAGCTCGAGGACGTGGTGGGCACGTTCTGGGCGACCTGCGACGATGACTCGATCGCCCGGCTCGTCCGGGAGGCGGACGGGCGGTAG
- a CDS encoding AI-2E family transporter has protein sequence MPRALVVLVGAAAAVITLAGIHAVSSIIGPIVLALTLVIAVSPLREWLARRKAPVWMQIAIPLVVVLLVLLSMIAILSLAAAQLAILAPTYADQVTAMLTDLQRWAAERGYGSEQLNKVLSSLDPGKIIELAQSVLSSLVGVLSSLFLIVVLLLAMCLDAPMFSRVIAAIAPERPALAQALTSFTDKTRRYLIVSTIFGLICAILDVAALYVLGVPLPLLWGVLALITNYIPNIGFILGLAPPALLGLLEGGPRTMLLVIVAYVVINVVVQSFIQPKFLGDAVGLSTTATFVSLIMWTWVLGPLGALLAIPLSLLVRALLIDSDPRGKWAAALVSGEVPAPAGPPEDTRPPQHGPGGGEAERPGQRPGPGPESDPGPGPTTPDPGEGRAADSGQITAHRP, from the coding sequence ATGCCTCGCGCCCTGGTCGTCCTGGTCGGCGCCGCCGCCGCGGTGATCACGCTGGCGGGGATCCACGCGGTGTCGTCTATCATCGGGCCGATCGTGCTGGCGCTGACGCTCGTCATCGCGGTCTCGCCGCTCCGTGAGTGGCTCGCCCGGCGCAAGGCCCCGGTCTGGATGCAGATCGCGATCCCACTGGTCGTGGTCCTGCTCGTGCTGCTGAGCATGATCGCGATCTTGAGCCTGGCGGCCGCGCAGCTCGCCATCCTGGCCCCCACCTACGCGGACCAGGTCACCGCGATGCTCACCGACCTGCAGCGGTGGGCGGCCGAGCGGGGGTACGGAAGCGAGCAGCTCAACAAGGTGCTCTCATCCCTGGACCCCGGCAAGATCATCGAGCTGGCGCAGAGCGTGCTCAGCAGCCTGGTCGGGGTGCTCTCCAGCCTGTTCCTGATCGTCGTGCTGCTGCTCGCGATGTGCCTCGACGCCCCGATGTTCTCGCGGGTCATCGCGGCGATCGCCCCGGAGCGGCCGGCGCTCGCCCAGGCGCTCACCTCGTTCACGGACAAGACGCGCCGCTACCTGATCGTCTCCACCATCTTCGGCCTGATCTGCGCGATCCTCGACGTGGCCGCGCTGTACGTGCTCGGGGTGCCGCTCCCCCTGCTGTGGGGCGTGCTGGCGCTGATCACGAACTACATCCCGAACATCGGTTTCATCCTCGGGCTCGCCCCGCCGGCCCTGCTGGGGCTGCTGGAGGGCGGCCCGCGGACGATGCTGCTGGTGATCGTCGCCTACGTCGTGATCAACGTCGTGGTCCAGTCGTTCATCCAGCCGAAGTTCCTGGGCGACGCGGTGGGGCTCTCCACCACCGCCACCTTCGTGTCGCTGATCATGTGGACCTGGGTGCTGGGACCGCTCGGCGCCCTGCTCGCGATCCCGCTGAGCCTGCTCGTCCGCGCCCTGCTCATCGACAGCGATCCCCGCGGCAAGTGGGCGGCCGCCCTTGTCTCCGGGGAAGTGCCCGCTCCGGCCGGACCGCCGGAGGATACCCGGCCGCCGCAGCACGGCCCGGGCGGCGGCGAGGCCGAGCGGCCCGGGCAGCGGCCCGGACCCGGGCCGGAATCCGACCCCGGACCGGGACCCACCACGCCCGATCCCGGGGAGGGGCGGGCGGCCGACTCCGGACAGATCACGGCGCACCGCCCGTAG
- a CDS encoding Lrp/AsnC family transcriptional regulator: MLDALDARLLITMRAHPRIGLTELARLLGVARGTVQSRLEKLTARGVIRDFGPTIDPEAIGYPILAFVSLQIAQGRLPEAVEALNEIPQILEVYGTSGHADLLCRVVAQSTPHLQEIISRILSSPAVHRTDTMIALSTQIPARVDPLLRAAAVDPRRR; encoded by the coding sequence ATGCTCGACGCCCTGGACGCCCGCCTGCTGATCACGATGCGCGCCCACCCCCGGATCGGGCTGACCGAGCTGGCCCGGCTGCTCGGTGTCGCCCGGGGGACCGTCCAATCCCGGCTGGAGAAGCTGACCGCGCGCGGGGTGATCCGTGACTTCGGCCCGACGATCGACCCCGAGGCGATCGGGTACCCGATCCTCGCGTTCGTCTCCCTGCAGATCGCCCAGGGCCGGCTGCCCGAGGCGGTGGAGGCGCTGAACGAGATCCCTCAGATCCTCGAGGTGTACGGCACCAGCGGCCACGCCGACCTGCTCTGCCGGGTGGTGGCGCAGAGCACGCCCCACCTGCAGGAGATCATCTCCCGGATCCTCTCCTCGCCGGCCGTGCACCGGACCGACACCATGATCGCGCTCTCCACACAGATACCCGCTCGGGTCGACCCGCTGCTCCGGGCGGCCGCGGTGGACCCACGCCGCAGATGA
- a CDS encoding aspartate aminotransferase family protein, whose product MPDLLARHRAVMPKWMTLYYDEPIEIVSGKGCRVVDSTGKSYLDFFAGILTNMIGYDIPEVKEAVERQLATGVVHTSTLYLIRGQVELAEKIARLSGIPNAKVFFTNSGTEANETALLLATYARGTDQVLAMRQSYHGRSFGAISVTSNRAWKNNSLSPLNVHFLHGADRHLPQFRGMSDEEYIAACVADLRHVLATVAAGKVAALIAEPIQGVGGFTMAPDGLFAAYKEVLDEEGILFISDEVQTGWGRTGSAFFGIQNHGVTPDMITFAKGIGNGFAVGGVVARGDLMDAPHAIGLSTFGGNPIAMTAANATLDYVLDHDLQANAARMGDIIIPGLREAARRLPIVGDVRGKGLMFAIDLVDPATREPSPPLAARFMEETKKRGLLVGKGGLYGHTVRMAPPLTLSEEEAREGLGIIVAALEAINDEAR is encoded by the coding sequence ATGCCGGACCTGCTTGCACGCCATCGCGCGGTCATGCCGAAATGGATGACCCTGTACTACGACGAGCCCATCGAGATCGTCAGCGGTAAGGGATGCCGTGTCGTCGACTCGACGGGCAAGAGCTACCTCGACTTCTTCGCCGGAATCCTCACCAACATGATCGGGTACGACATACCCGAGGTGAAGGAGGCCGTTGAGCGGCAGCTCGCCACGGGTGTGGTGCACACCTCGACGCTGTACCTCATCCGCGGCCAGGTCGAGCTCGCCGAGAAGATCGCCCGGCTGTCCGGCATTCCGAACGCCAAGGTCTTCTTCACCAACTCCGGCACGGAGGCCAACGAGACCGCGCTGCTGCTCGCCACCTACGCCCGGGGCACCGACCAGGTGCTCGCCATGCGGCAGAGCTACCACGGCCGGTCGTTCGGCGCCATCAGCGTCACCTCCAACCGGGCCTGGAAGAACAACTCGCTCTCCCCGCTGAACGTGCACTTCCTGCACGGCGCCGACCGGCACCTCCCCCAGTTCCGCGGGATGTCGGACGAGGAGTACATCGCGGCCTGCGTGGCGGACCTGCGCCACGTGCTCGCCACCGTGGCGGCCGGCAAGGTGGCCGCGCTGATCGCCGAGCCGATCCAGGGCGTGGGCGGCTTCACCATGGCGCCCGACGGCCTGTTCGCCGCGTACAAGGAGGTCCTCGACGAGGAGGGCATCCTCTTCATCTCCGACGAGGTCCAGACCGGCTGGGGCCGTACCGGGTCGGCGTTCTTCGGGATCCAGAACCACGGCGTCACGCCGGACATGATCACCTTCGCCAAGGGGATCGGGAACGGCTTCGCCGTGGGCGGGGTGGTGGCCCGCGGCGACCTGATGGACGCCCCGCACGCCATCGGCCTGTCCACCTTCGGCGGCAACCCGATCGCGATGACCGCGGCGAACGCCACCCTCGACTACGTGCTCGACCACGACCTGCAGGCGAACGCGGCCCGGATGGGCGACATCATCATCCCCGGCCTGCGGGAGGCGGCGCGGCGGCTGCCGATCGTCGGCGACGTCCGCGGCAAGGGCCTGATGTTCGCGATCGACCTGGTCGACCCGGCCACCCGCGAGCCCTCGCCGCCGCTGGCCGCCCGGTTCATGGAGGAGACCAAGAAGCGCGGGCTGCTCGTCGGCAAGGGCGGCCTCTACGGCCACACGGTGCGGATGGCCCCGCCGCTCACCCTCAGCGAGGAAGAGGCCCGGGAGGGCCTGGGCATCATCGTCGCCGCGCTGGAGGCCATCAACGATGAAGCACGTTAG